From a single Stomoxys calcitrans chromosome 4, idStoCalc2.1, whole genome shotgun sequence genomic region:
- the LOC106087900 gene encoding reticulocalbin-2, with the protein MTRNTSVSVDDTSEVSTNVDQQLPTATGDEQHSADPQAAANTHNEQSTSIASPPSALEANTTKMTTKRRRSPRQRKKDSEHGSVGNVTQASGKTEQQKSGSSSTTYRRQSRHQRTSRNASDPDTDSSCDFASSASGQRQEQQSRRHYKSIPNTTVTSVEEYTEDIVYEDNDEDEFNGNGGGGTGQEEQDEEESDYDDEDEEYDDSDYGEYDDNDEDVDDEGNGAEDEEYDDRFVETSTKANKKHRSKKGSSTGSKRKAKTRQFTSQRSASNESYEAASGRIISKSQMREFREAFRLFDKDGDGCITKEELGTVMRSLGQFARVEELQEMLQEIDVDGDGNVSFEEFVDILSNMAYEDKSGLPAADQEERELRDAFRVFDKHNRGYITASDLRAVLQCLGEDLDEEEIEDMIKEVDVDGDGRIDFYEFVHALGEPEDSQENDEEEENTTSPLPTPKSNVSITYE; encoded by the exons ATG ACACGTAATACATCGGTAAGTGTCGACGACACTTCAGAAGTATCGACAAATGTTGACCAACAACTGCCCACGGCTACGGGGGATGAGCAACACTCAGCTGATCCACAAGCTGCAGCGAATACACACAATGAACAAAGCACATCGATAGCATCGCCACCGAGCGCATTGGAGGCCAACACAACAAAAATGACGACGAAACGTAGGCGTTCGCCGCGTCAGCGTAAAAAAGACTCTGAACATGGCAGCGTCGGCAATGTCACACAAGCATCCGGTAAAACTGAACAACAGAAGAGTGGTAGCAGTAGTACAACTTATCGTAGACAAAGCAGACATCAACGAACCTCTAGGAATGCCTCCGATCCCGATACAGATTCGTCGTGTGATTTTGCCTCCAGTGCGTCAGGGCAAAGGCAGGAGCAACAGTCAAGACGTCATTATAAAAGTATACCCAATACCACGGTTACTTCGGTGGAGGAATACACCGAGGACATTGTGTACGAGGACAACGATGAGGATGAATTCAATGgcaatggtggtggtggtactgGCCAAGAAGAGCAGGACGAGGAGGAAAGTGACTATGATGACGAGGATGAAGAATACGATGACAGCGACTATGGCGAGTATGATGACAACGATGAGGATGTAGATGATGAGGGCAATGGAGCCGAAGACGAGGAATACGATGATCGCTTTGTAGAGACTTCAACAAAAGCCAATAAAAAACACCGCAGCAAGAAGGGCAGCAGCACAGGTAGCAAACGTAAAGCGAAAACACGTCAATTCACAAGCCAGCGATCTGCATCTAATGAATCATATGAGGCCGCTAGCGGTCGTATCATATCGAAAAGTCAAATGAGAG aaTTCCGCGAAGCCTTTCGTTTATTTGATAAGGATGGTGATGGTTGCATTACCAAAGAGGAGCTTGGTACCGTTATGCGTTCATTGGGTCAATTTGCCCGAGTCGAAGAGTTGCAAGAAATGTTGCAGGAAATCGATGTTGATG GTGATGGCAATGTTAGTTTTgaagaatttgttgatatcctATCAAATATGGCATATGAGGATAAATCTGGCTTGCCAGCTGCTGACCAGGAAGAGAGGGAACTACGTGATGCATTTCGTGTATTTGACAAACATAATCGTGGTTATATAACCGCTTCCGATTTAAGAGCTGTTCTACAATGTCTGGGCGAAGACTTGGATGAAGAGGAGA TTGAAGATATGATTAAGGAAGTCGATGTGGACGGAGATGGTCGCattgatttctatgaatttgTGCATGCACTTGGCGAACCGGAAGACTCGCAGGAAAACGACGAGGAGGAGGAGAATACAACATCGCCATTGCCAACACCAAAATCGAATGTTTCCATAACATATGAGTAG